A genome region from Paralichthys olivaceus isolate ysfri-2021 chromosome 6, ASM2471397v2, whole genome shotgun sequence includes the following:
- the wnk3 gene encoding serine/threonine-protein kinase WNK3 isoform X9 — translation MATDPGEPTGTEDSSEKPDGHRKEDTEQEGRDNHKWERTQSTPSDLSSSKTPGREAKGGDDGGIQGGGGRGEASQEREETTLKPISLSTRSLSVDTGQKQLRREKRFFRKSVEICEEDDELEVPPEAPHSAPHLELRSLDSVFTSSAQKQGADLTCTALGNDPSCASSSQEPGKDAPSSTATQRVKERDRELEEEAEMKAVATSPGGRFLKFDIELGRGAFKTVYKGLDTETWVEVAWCELQDRKLTKVEQQRFKEEAEMLKGLQHPNIVRFYDSWESVLRGKKCIVLVTELMTSGTLKTYLKRFKVMKPKVLRSWCRQILKGLHFLHTRTPPIVHRDLKCDNIFITGPTGSVKIGDLGLATLMRTSFAKSVIGTPEFMAPEMYEEHYDESVDVYAFGMCMLEMATSEYPYSECQNAAQIYRKVTSGIKPASFDKVNDPEIKEIIEGCIRQNKSQRLSIRDLLNHAFFGEDTGVRVELAEEDTGNQDCLALRIWVEEPKKLKGKHKDNEAIEFSYDLENDSAEEVALEMVKSGFFHESDAKVVGKSIRDRVNQIKKSRERRQQQLLQQQQGFEERRDSTLTSYTFSHPSCSSSLGPGAAGQTGGGGGGGGGQESEELPEVDQHVRQQQIFSGTTLSLPGESIGSASCESHASGQSQAYSQQGESYTHSQTALPITSTLPTRESGNVPSVPLGQSVSMSTMPVGQSGGGPVGQTFLQATNMVPQVSPSVPQQYFQDGPYLSSTEHHSSAGYVPANGEETLQFLANGKLEKLKTQRRASCQRPEKVSHQFQLTMLQVSSSGDNMVECQLETHSNKMVTFKFDIEGDAPEDIADYMVEEDFVLDVEKEQFVEELRTIVKKAHEILQTHSQTGSTDQLHVGTPTTTDSAPHSSPVGRWRFFINQTIRHRDSLSSQGAATPLSTTETRIPLSPQTEKESEGFQSLESLTGRASPPCPTLSATSPPVSTVSAPASISPPVTTTHGPLTTASESISAPASTLEASVPVTASGGLELTVIPSAPANQISSASSSILIPAASNLPPLSTAVLHDILSSPGTSDCSTGGQNIGDAVLTAPGPCVSTVDQSSTSFNSPPPATAVTSSAGSQAGKEQQQTLAQVAKPVPQQPQQPQLLLQQQIPVVPQQLQTMQLELQAQQIQRATPQQQTQHQVCQEQIQLQQSLQHMQQQQLMQKQIPLQQKVTEMQVLPQPGHPEVLQQSVPLQQFLPPGHIQQAQQPLLQQQTAQCAPQLLQQPQLQQLPQQVMAPLAAAVPQQQAHIDHLQQQQLNLQQTIHLQQQQLQQHQLFMGTVALKSDQDQMLPLSISQQFLQQQVPLNVGFVPQQQIPQQTQISAELAQQHIQSQKQPIHVEQQQDVVKAVDTPQKQQQFPLQKQSSLQMSESEMSTGETSVTEDTGSYSAYFHPSSDSSLPPLHLGSAEASLPALPLTLTPSPAQPSSVAESDSEGPPKIEFVDNRIKTLDEKLRNLLYQEYSSGAALTGGAASGPTSAASTSAGGDESSEPLSLHHLSFPPPDSSSDTSPHSTSSTTSSTTSRSSSTSPDPERDGGQDEAFSEVPKSAGPWAVEQQPGPCLPSTSASSTPPTSLLPPNQDDSAGLQRPPVPGEPTILAVPPQSDTSTTGDASWPPNQQPIPLRHGQQQHNAGGGYFGLNLTCPSIRNPVSKKSWTRKFKNWACKLRHSASLFKKPRVQQEGRSTRQELREEKEAPSMNPPQSRKGRFQVTPVLQTSPPKEVPSGHGSTHRKVGRFSVTQTETKKEDGLTVSSPLSIHLERERRRSRAKEGEKDESKKTPVLAHPPRGHGHSHSPLGSSDDDAESELEEEDLKKELHKLREKHIKEVVSLQAQQNRELQELYRQLRSFKDQRQSLPASLSRTPSLPMAAPLLSPRRPRPGKIKLRPRPHSHMDNNGVTHSGIQQSSSFSGGEQNRLPLYCNPEHPPSLPVKRDQSPLRKSTFTDELHKLVDNWTKETVGAIPPKPSLNQIKQIQQVQELGGWSQPTEVAPPGWFPVAPLNPQASPTPASLPVAAPSHYTGGGSLSTLPSPGPPPQTHVAHAPQMQPNLNLHQSLPLQQMTYQQSPLRQQIPQPRMQTSVQSQSSPQTQPITQLPHSPPQSQPLLPSQMPTSPVSTATSLLPGSGTAAPTDSTAATGGTFCSCSSSTCCSSCSTAALPSSAKIHPTPPTSTLPLGQK, via the exons ATGGCTACTGACCCAGGAGAGCCCACAGGCACTGAGGACTCCTCAGAGAAACCTGATGGACATAGAAAAGAGGACACGGAGCAGGAGGGCAGGGACAATCATAAGTGGGAGAGGACACAGAGCACACCCTCAGACCTCTCCTCTTCCAAGACTCCAGGCAGGGAAGCGAAaggaggagatgatggagggatccaaggaggaggaggacgaggggaaGCCagccaggagagagaggagaccaCGCTCAAACCAATTTCACTCTCCACACGCTCCTTGTCAGTCGACACTGGTCAGAAACAACTGAGGAGGGAGAAGCGTTTTTTCAGGAAGAGCGTTGAGATTTGTGAGGAGGACGATGAGTTGGAGGTGCCCCCTGAGGCACCCCACAGTGCCCCACACCTGGAGCTGCGTTCCTTAGACTCAGTATTCACCAGCAGTGCCCAAAAGCAAGGGGCTGATTTGACCTGCACTGCACTTGGCAATGACCCATCTTGTGCCAGCTCCAGCCAGGAGCCTGGAAAAGATGCTCCTTCCTCCACAGCCACCCAGAGGGTGAAGGAAAGGGACCGTGAGCtggaagaggaagcagagatgAAGGCTGTGGCTACCTCTCCTGGAGGAAGGTTCCTCAAGTTTGACATAGAACTGGGCAGAGGAGCCTTCAAAACTGTTTATAAAGGCCTAGACACTGAGACCTGGGTGGAGGTGGCTTGGTGTGAACTCCAG GACCGCAAACTGACCAAGGTGGAGCAGCAACGCTTCAAGGAGGAGGCCGAGATGCTGAAGGGGCTTCAGCACCCCAACATCGTCCGCTTCTATGATTCCTGGGAGTCTGTGCTGCGTGGCAAGAAGTGCATTGTACTGGTCACTGAACTCATGACTTCAGGAACACTCAAAAC GTACCTTAAGCGCTTTAAGGTGATGAAACCTAAGGTCCTGAGGAGTTGGTGCAGGCAAATTCTGAAGGGCCTTCACTTCCTTCACACCAGGACTCCTCCAATCGTCCACCGGGACCTCAAATGTGACAACATCTTCATAACAGGCCCCACAGGTTCAGTCAAGATAGGTGACCTCGGACTGGCCACTCTGATGAGGACCTCCTTTGCCAAGAGTGTCATAG GAACACCTGAGTTCATGGCTCCAGAGATGTATGAGGAGCACTATGATGAGTCTGTGGATGTTTACGCCTTTGGGATGTGCATGCTGGAGATGGCGACGTCAGAGTATCCCTACTCTGAGTGCCAAAACGCAGCTCAGATCTATCGCAAAGTCACAAGC GGTATAAAGCCAGCCAGCTTTGATAAAGTGAACGACCCAGAGATAAAAGAGATCATCGAAGGCTGCATTCGTCAGAACAAGAGCCAGCG ACTCTCCATCAGAGACCTCCTCAACCATGCGTTCTTCGGGGAGGACACGGGGGTCCGGGTGGAGCTGGCAGAGGAGGACACAGGCAACCAGGACTGTTTGGCTCTCCGGATTTGGGTTGAAGAACCGAAGAAGCTCAAGGGGAAGCACAAAGACAATGAGGCTATTGAGTTCAGCTATGACCTGGAGAATGATAGCGCTGAGGAGGTGGCTCTAGAGATG GTGAAGTCAGGTTTCTTCCATGAGAGCGATGCCAAAGTGGTGGGAAAATCCATACGGGATCGAGTGAATCAGATCAAAAAGTCACGGGAACGtcgacagcagcagctcctccagcagcagcagggcttTGAGGAAAGGAGAGACTCCACTCTCACCTCCTACACCTTTTCTCATCCATCCTGCTCTTCCTCACTGGGGCCAGGGGCAGCTGgacaaacaggaggaggaggaggaggtggaggagggcagGAGTCAGAGGAGCTGCCTGAAGTGGACCAACATGTCAGACAGCAGCAAATATTCAGTGGGACAACCCTTAGTCTGCCAG GTGAGAGCATTGGATCTGCCAGTTGTGAATCACATGCAAGTGGACAGAGCCAGGCGTACTCTCAGCAAGGGGAATCATACACCCACTCCCAAACGGCTCTCCCAATTACATCT ACGCTCCCCACTCGTGAGAGTGGAAACGTTCCCAGTGTACCTCTTGGTCAGAGTGTTAGTATGTCCACCATGCCCGTAGGCCAAAGTGGAGGGGGGCCTGTTGGTCAGACTTTTCTTCAGGCCACTAACATGGTTCCACAGGTATCACCAAGTGTACCTCAACAATATTTTCAG GATGGCCCATACCTGTCAAGTACAGAACATCATTCTTCTGCAGG GTATGTTCCAGCTAATGGAGAGGAAACTCTTCAGTTCTTGGCCAATGGTAAATTGGAGAAATTGAAAACTCAGAGAAGAGCTTCCTGTCAGAGGCCTGAGAAAGTTTCACATCAGTTTCAACTAACCATGCTCCAG GTGTCCAGCAGTGGGGACAATATGGTGGAATGCCAGTTGGAAACCCATAGCAACAAGATGGTCACATTTAAGTTTGACATTGAAGGGGATGCACCTGAGGACATAGCAGATTACATG GTGGAGGAGGACTTTGTTCTTGATGTGGAGAAAGAGCAATTTGTTGAGGAGCTTAGAACAATAGTTAAGAAAGCCCACGAAATTCTTCAAACACATTCGCAG ACTGGATCAACTGACCAGCTTCATGTGGGCACCCCCACCACCA cgGACTCAGCGCCCCACTCCTCCCCGGTGGGCCGCTGGCGATTTTTTATCAACCAGACCATCCGCCATAGAGACTCCCTTTCCAGCCAAGGAGCAGCCACACCACTGTCAACTACAGAAACAAGGATTCCCCTGTCTCCTCAAACAGAGAAAG AAAGTGAAGGATTCCAAAGTCTGGAGTCCTTGACTGGAAGGGCCTCTCCCCCCTGCCCCACCCTTTCTGCTACCTCCCCACCAGTCTCCACTGTCTCAGCTCCTGCCTCCATATCCCCCCCAGTCACTACAACCCATGGCCCCCTCACCACTGCCTCTGAAAGCATCTCTGCACCAGCCTCTACTCTGGAAGCCTCTGTCCCTGTCACTGCTTCAGGTGGTCTGGAACTGACAGTCATCCCCTCAGCTCCTGCTAACCAGATTTCCAGTGCTTCATCATCCATATTAATACCTGCTGCCTCTAACCTCCCCCCCTTGTCCACTGCCGTTCTTCATGACATCCTCTCTTCTCCTGGAACCAGTGATTGTTCCACTGGGGGTCAAAATATAGGGGATGCAGTGCTAACTGCTCCAGGGCCATGTGTGTCCACAGTGGACCAGTCCTCAACCTCTTTTAATTCCCCTCCTCCTGCTACTGCAGTGACCTCTTCAGCAGGAAGCCAAGCTGGCAAGGAGCAACAACAGACACTTGCCCAGGTGGCCAAACCAGTCCCACAACAACctcaacaaccacaactactgttgcagcagcagatacCAGTAGTTCCGCAGCAACTTCAGACAATGCAGCTTGAACTGCAGGCACAGCAGATACAGCGTGCAACACcacaacagcaaacacaacatCAAGTTTGCCAAGAAcaaattcagctgcagcagtctCTCCAGCACATGCAGCAACAGCAACTCATGCAGAAACAAATCCCACTTCAACAAAAGGTGACTGAGATGCAGGTGTTGCCTCAGCCAGGTCACCCAGAGGTGTTACAACAGTCTGTGCCTCTGCAGCAGTTTCTGCCCCCAGGGCACATACAGCAGGCCCAACAACCCCTTCTTCAACAGCAAACCGCACAGTGTgctccacagctgctgcagcagcctcaGTTGCAGCAGCTACCTCAGCAGGTTATGGCACCACTTGCTGCTGCAGTGCCGCAACAGCAGGCCCACATTgatcatctgcagcagcaacagttaaACCTGCAACAGACTATACACTTACAGCAACAGCAGTTACAGCAGCATCAGCTGTTTATGGGTACTGTGGCGTTAAAGTCAGATCAAGACCAAATGTTGCCCCTGTCAATAAGTCAACAGTTTCTTCAACAACAGGTGCCACTAAATGTTGGCTTTGTACCACAACAGCAGATTCCACAGCAAACCCAAATCTCTGCAGAGCTGGCACAACAACATATTCAGTCACAGAAACAGCCGATACATGTTGAGCAACAACAGGATGTTGTTAAAGCTGTGGACACACCccagaaacagcagcagtttcctctgcagaagCAGTCGTCTTTACAGATGTCAGAGTCAGAGATGTCAACGGGGGAGACGAGTGTCACAGAGGACACAGGCAGCTACTCTGCCTATTTTCACCCTTCCTCTGACTCGTCTCTGCCGCCTCTCCATCTGGGCAGTGCTGAAGCCTCCTTGCCCGCTCTCCCCCTAACACTGACACCATCCCCTGCTCAGCCTTCCTCTGTTGCCGAGTCAGACAGTGAAGGCCCGCCCAAAATTGAATTTGTAGATAACCGCATAAAGACTCTGGATGAAAAGCTTAGAAACCTGTTGTATCAGGAGTACAGCAGTGGGGCAGCGTTGACCGGAGGAGCTGCCTCCGGCCCAACATCAGCTGCCTCCACATCAGCAGGAGGAGACGAGTCATCTGAGCCGCTATCACTCCACCACTTGTCTTTCCCCCCACCTGACTCCTCCTCAGATACTTCCCCCCACTCCACGTCCTCCACTACCTCTTCCACCAcctcccgctcctcctccacctcccctgaCCCAGAGAGGGATGGGGGGCAAGACGAAGCCTTCTCAGAAGTGCCCAAGTCTGCTGGGCCGTGGGCGGTGGAGCAGCAGCCCGGGCCATGtctcccctccacctctgcgTCATCGACCCCACCTacctctcttctgcctcctaaTCAGGATGACTCTGCTGGGCTCCAACGCCCACCTGTACCAGGAGAACCAACCATTCTT GCTGTACCCCCACAATCTGATACCAGTACCACTGGAGACGCATCGTGGCCTCCCAATCAGCAGCCGATCCCCCTCCGGCatggacagcagcagcacaatgcAGGAGGTGGATATTTTGGCCTAAACCTGACATGTCCTAGTATCAGAAATCCTGTTAGCAAGAAATCCTGGACTCGCAAATTCAAAAACTGGGCGTGCAAACTGCGCCACTCCGCCAGCTTGTTCAAGAAGCCCAGAGTCCAGCAAG AAGGACGTTCTACCCGTCAAGAACttagagaggagaaggaggcacCATCCATGAATCCACCTCAGTCACGGAAAGGACGATTTCAG GTGACTCCAGTGCTCCAGACCTCTCCCCCTAAGGAGGTGCCATCAGGTCATGGTAGCACTCATAGGAAAGTGGGACGCTTCTCTGTAACCCAGactgagacaaagaaagaggatGGGCTGACTGTTAGCTCCCCGCTGTCTATACACTTggaaagggagaggaggagatctCGGgcaaaggaaggagagaaagatgaaagtaaGAAGACCCCAGTGCTGGCCCATCCGCCTCGGGGTCATGGACACAGCCACTCACCGCTGGGCAGCAGCGATGATGATGCTGAGagtgagctggaggaggaagaccTGAAAAAAGAGCTACACAAGCTCAGAGAGAA GCACATCAAAGAGGTGGTTTCCCTTCAGGCTCAGCAGAACAGAGAGTTGCAGGAACTTTACAGACAACTACGATCATTCAAAGACCAACGGCAGAGTCTGCCTGCCTCCCTTTCCCGAACCCCTTCTCTTCCCATggcagctcctctcctctctcctcgcAGGCCCAGGCCAGGCAAAATCAAGCTCCGGCCCCGGCCTCACTCTCATATGGATAACAACGGAGTTACGCACTCTG GGATTCAACAGTCAAGTAGTTTCTCTGGTGGTGAGCAGAATAGACTGCCCCTATACTGCAACCCTGAGCACCCCCCATCACTGCCTGTTAAAAGAG ATCAAAGCCCTCTAAGAAAAAGCACATTCACTGATGAACTGCACAAACTTGTTGATAATTGGACGAAGGAGACGGTGGGCGCCATCCCACCAAAACCTTCTCTGAATCAGATCAAGCAGATTCAGCAGGTGCAGGAGTTGGGAGGCTGGAGCCAGCCGACTGAG GTGGCTCCACCAGGTTGGTTTCCTGTGGCACCACTGAACCCTCAGGCATCCCCGACCCCTGCCAGCTTGCCTGTGGCGGCCCCTTCTCATTACACAGGTGGAGGGAGCCTGTCCACCCTGCCCTCTCCAGGACCTCCGCCACAAACGCACGTGGCTCATGCACCACAGATGCAGCCAAATTTAAACCTGCATCAGTCTCTCCCCCTCCAGCAGATGACCTATCAGCAGTCACCGCTTCGCCAGCAGATTCCGCAGCCCCGGATGCAAACTTCCGTGCAGTCTCAGTCTTCACCGCAGACCCAGCCCATTACCCAGCTGCCCCACTCACCACCTCAAAGCCAGCCACTGCTGCCTTCTCAAATGCCCACATCTCCAGTGTCCACGGCCACATCTCTGCTGCCCGGCAGTGGGACTGCTGCACCCACAGATAGTACTGCTGCTACTGGGGGGACATtttgctcctgctcctcttccaccTGTTGCTCCTCTTGCTCTACTGCTGCTCTACCTTCCAGTGCCAAAATTCACCCAACACCCCCAACCTCGACTCTTCCTctcggacagaaatga